From Sulfurospirillum tamanense, one genomic window encodes:
- the trmA gene encoding tRNA (uridine(54)-C5)-methyltransferase TrmA: MTCDYFGKCGSCTAYNKGYTGQFLDKQEDARALFSPFYKKPFEAFASTSSHYRNRAEFRIWHEGEAIDFAMNSVDGGRVLIEQCPKADKAINALLPRLKEVLKQSPLLRHKLFSVEFLSAHEGMLVTLIYHKKLDHAWEEAARELEKALHVRLIGRSRGVKKVLSQEWVVDALHVKEKTYRFKLLEGAFSQPNRSVNAQMIAWVCSKLDPLTCKDLLELYCGHGNFTLPLSGHFRAVLATEISKASIKSALENCTLNGTHNITFVRMSAEELTSALNKEREFVRLREVDLDDYDFSHLFVDPPRAGMDEKSCAFAAQFEHIIYISCNPHTLARDLELLTKTHEVAHFALFDQFPYTHHLESGVILTKKT, translated from the coding sequence ATGACGTGTGATTATTTTGGAAAATGTGGCAGTTGCACAGCCTACAACAAGGGCTACACGGGCCAATTTTTAGACAAACAAGAGGACGCTAGAGCACTGTTTTCTCCTTTTTATAAAAAACCATTTGAGGCATTTGCATCCACTTCATCTCACTACCGAAATCGCGCTGAGTTTCGCATCTGGCATGAGGGCGAGGCGATAGATTTTGCCATGAATAGTGTGGATGGGGGCAGGGTGCTCATCGAACAATGTCCCAAGGCAGACAAAGCCATCAATGCGCTCTTGCCACGCCTTAAAGAGGTATTAAAGCAAAGTCCGCTACTTAGACACAAGCTCTTTAGTGTGGAGTTTTTAAGCGCCCACGAGGGGATGCTTGTGACGCTTATCTACCATAAAAAGCTTGACCACGCATGGGAAGAGGCGGCAAGAGAACTTGAAAAAGCTTTACATGTAAGGCTCATTGGACGTAGTCGTGGGGTGAAAAAAGTCTTAAGCCAAGAGTGGGTGGTGGATGCTTTACATGTAAAGGAAAAAACCTACCGTTTTAAACTTCTTGAGGGCGCGTTTTCTCAGCCAAACCGCAGTGTTAATGCACAGATGATTGCGTGGGTGTGTTCCAAGCTTGACCCCCTTACATGTAAGGATTTGCTAGAGCTTTATTGTGGCCATGGGAACTTCACTTTGCCACTAAGTGGCCATTTTCGCGCCGTCTTAGCCACGGAAATCTCTAAAGCGTCTATTAAATCTGCTCTTGAAAATTGCACCCTTAATGGCACGCACAACATCACCTTTGTGCGTATGAGCGCAGAAGAACTCACCAGTGCGTTAAATAAAGAGCGGGAGTTTGTGCGCTTGCGGGAAGTCGATTTGGATGATTACGATTTTTCACACCTTTTTGTGGACCCGCCGCGCGCAGGAATGGATGAAAAAAGCTGTGCTTTTGCGGCACAGTTTGAACACATTATCTACATTTCATGCAATCCACACACCCTAGCGCGGGATCTAGAACTGCTAACTAAAACCCACGAAGTGGCCCATTTTGCGCTGTTTGACCAGTTTCCCTACACCCATCACCTTGAAAGCGGAGTTATTCTAACGAAGAAAACGTAG